One window of the Salvia miltiorrhiza cultivar Shanhuang (shh) chromosome 6, IMPLAD_Smil_shh, whole genome shotgun sequence genome contains the following:
- the LOC130989433 gene encoding uncharacterized protein LOC130989433, whose translation MMEKSFAGEGIHLPIDFEMFGQDLKIWILLKDDVIPFCNLEPITGNSIIAYICHSYGKMKTEGTLGRFMFVNPFTVSQNRQDSTETRARKLADRLLQALSNQLVLVPCNVGGHWILTIIDLEKDRVSLMDPISHRNKDTPWKLVVDTAMNIVNARKGKKFKKTASWEVVKGPIQPDASQCGFYVMKFMKEIIARYELNAYTSLSSMFKNVKTYTEAEIDDIREEWATFVIKHVFA comes from the exons ATGATGGAGAAGTCATTCGCGGGTGAAGGAATACATCTTCCAATAGACTTTGAAATGTTTGGGCAAGATCTAAAAATTTGGATTCTCTTGAAGGATGATGTGATTCCCTTTTGTAATCTGGAACCGATTACAGGGAACAGCATTATCGCATACATTTG CCATTCTTATGGAAAGATGAAGACAGAGGGAACTCTTGGGAGGTTTATGTTTGTGAATCCATTTACCGTATCTCAAAATCGACAAGACTCAACCGAGACAAGAGCCCGCAAACTAGCAGACAGGTTACTTCAGGCTTTATCAAATCAGCTGGTACTCGTTCCTTGCAACGTGGG tgGGCATTGGATTCTGACAATCATTGATCTTGAGAAAGATCGTGTCTCTTTGATGGATCCAATTTCTCATCGGAATAAAGATACCCCATGGAAACTCGTCGTTGACAC TGCGATGAATATTGTGAATGCACGCAAGggaaaaaaattcaagaaaacaGCAAGTTGGGAAGTGGTTAAG GGTCCTATCCAGCCTGATGCATCTCAATGTGGATTTTATGTCATGAAGTTCATGAAAGAGATCATAGCACGCTATGAACTTAATGCCTACACGTCTCTATCATCGATG TTTAAGAATGTTAAGACATACACCGAAGCTGAAATCGATGATATTCGTGAGGAATGGGCAACTTTTGTGATAAAGCATGTGTTTGCTTGA